The Rhodopseudomonas palustris genome window below encodes:
- a CDS encoding SDR family NAD(P)-dependent oxidoreductase, with amino-acid sequence MPSATGGACPFHNDQREARVGKQKTLVLTGASRGIGHATGKLFSDAGWRIITCSRQPFADDRCPWATGLENHVAVELADHRAVPRAIDELKEKLGGGPLNALINNAAISPKNAEGERLTSLNTPVGTWMSVFHVNLLAPVMLAQGLFDELRAGQGSIVNVTSIVGSRVHPFAGSAYATSKAALTCLTREMAHDYAPYGIRVNAIAPGEIKTDILSPETEAMLAPTIPMRRIGTPEEVAKVMFFLCSDAASYVTGEEIHINGGQHV; translated from the coding sequence ATGCCGTCGGCCACAGGCGGCGCCTGTCCGTTTCACAATGATCAGCGCGAGGCGCGCGTCGGCAAGCAAAAGACGTTGGTTCTGACCGGCGCGTCGCGCGGGATCGGCCATGCCACCGGCAAGCTGTTCTCCGACGCCGGCTGGCGCATCATTACCTGCTCGCGGCAGCCGTTCGCCGATGACCGCTGTCCGTGGGCGACCGGCCTTGAGAATCACGTCGCGGTCGAACTCGCCGACCATCGCGCGGTACCCCGGGCGATCGACGAGCTGAAAGAGAAGCTCGGCGGCGGCCCACTGAACGCCCTGATCAACAATGCGGCGATCTCCCCCAAGAACGCCGAAGGCGAGCGGCTGACGTCGCTGAATACGCCGGTCGGGACGTGGATGAGCGTGTTCCACGTCAACCTGCTGGCGCCGGTGATGCTGGCGCAGGGGCTGTTCGACGAACTGCGCGCTGGGCAGGGCTCGATCGTCAACGTCACCTCGATCGTCGGCTCGCGCGTGCATCCGTTCGCCGGCAGCGCCTACGCCACCTCGAAAGCGGCGCTGACCTGCCTGACCCGTGAGATGGCGCATGACTACGCGCCCTACGGCATCCGGGTGAATGCGATCGCGCCGGGCGAGATCAAGACTGACATCCTGTCGCCCGAAACCGAGGCCATGCTGGCGCCGACGATTCCGATGCGGCGGATCGGGACGCCGGAGGAGGTCGCCAAGGTGATGTTCTTCCTGTGCTCGGATGCAGCCA
- a CDS encoding xanthine dehydrogenase, whose product MTQPLQLSAGGFAVVLGTNEIASAVAVHLHRAGCCVVMSHDPFPPVIRRKMAFHDALYGDEVTVEGVRGERVDHATQIFKALRRSNNVLVTWLALPDLLPISAVDVLIDARMQKHRVTPDLRGLARVSVGLGPGFSTAVNCDVAIETRPGRSGLIVGSGWTDAAVGVASPLGGVGAERFQYSQASGRWRTAVEIGSRVFNGYPIGHLGGVPVRAPCDGILRGVVRDGQDVPQGVKLLEVDSRGRHAQWTGIDDRGRGIAKAVLRAVQPQAEIRPSYAAQPIAVF is encoded by the coding sequence ATGACGCAGCCTCTCCAACTCAGCGCCGGCGGCTTCGCGGTCGTGCTCGGGACTAATGAGATCGCCTCCGCCGTCGCTGTGCATCTGCACCGCGCCGGCTGCTGTGTGGTGATGTCGCACGATCCGTTTCCGCCGGTGATCCGCCGCAAGATGGCGTTTCACGACGCGCTGTACGGCGACGAAGTCACGGTCGAAGGCGTGCGTGGCGAGCGGGTCGATCACGCCACCCAGATTTTCAAGGCGCTGCGCCGGTCGAACAACGTGCTGGTGACCTGGCTGGCGTTGCCGGACCTGCTGCCGATCAGCGCGGTCGACGTGCTGATCGATGCGCGGATGCAGAAGCACCGGGTCACGCCGGACCTGCGCGGGCTCGCGCGCGTCAGCGTCGGCCTCGGGCCCGGCTTCTCGACCGCGGTGAACTGCGACGTAGCGATCGAAACCCGTCCAGGCCGCAGCGGCCTGATCGTCGGCTCCGGCTGGACCGATGCGGCCGTCGGCGTCGCCAGCCCGCTCGGCGGCGTCGGAGCCGAGCGCTTCCAATATTCTCAGGCCAGCGGCCGATGGCGGACCGCGGTCGAGATCGGCAGCCGTGTCTTCAACGGCTATCCGATCGGTCACCTCGGCGGCGTTCCGGTGCGGGCGCCGTGCGACGGCATCCTGCGCGGCGTCGTGCGCGACGGCCAGGACGTGCCTCAGGGCGTCAAGCTGCTGGAAGTGGATTCCCGCGGCCGCCATGCGCAGTGGACCGGGATCGACGATCGCGGCCGCGGCATCGCCAAGGCGGTGCTGCGCGCCGTGCAGCCGCAGGCCGAAATCCGCCCGAGCTACGCGGCGCAGCCGATCGCGGTGTTCTAG